One Micromonospora sp. WMMD1120 genomic region harbors:
- a CDS encoding DsbA family protein, translating to MKTQKRPRFFFSLRSPYSWLAYRDLTEHFPDVADAAEWVPFWEPDETTTALLTAAKIELPIVAMSRAKNFYILQDVRRLTRARGWDVTWPIDKDPVWEIPHLAYLLADDAGRGRDFVDLVYRARWQEGRDVSLRTTVAEIGDELGLDGDRLAAACDDPQLRERGVECLRASWKDGLFGVPFFAYGRDKFFGLDRLRTWVAAVRGVELTEVGAPWWDYEAAPSFSAPGADGGPAGGCA from the coding sequence ATGAAGACCCAGAAGCGGCCGAGGTTCTTCTTCTCGCTGCGCAGCCCGTACTCGTGGCTGGCGTACCGGGACCTGACCGAACACTTCCCGGACGTGGCCGACGCGGCCGAGTGGGTCCCGTTCTGGGAGCCCGACGAGACGACGACCGCGCTGCTGACCGCGGCGAAGATCGAACTGCCGATCGTGGCGATGTCGAGGGCGAAGAACTTCTACATCCTGCAGGACGTACGCCGGTTGACCAGGGCCCGGGGTTGGGACGTCACGTGGCCGATCGACAAGGACCCGGTCTGGGAGATTCCCCACCTCGCCTATCTGCTCGCCGACGACGCCGGCAGGGGACGCGACTTCGTCGACCTGGTGTACCGGGCGCGCTGGCAGGAGGGTCGCGACGTCTCGCTGCGGACGACGGTGGCCGAGATCGGCGACGAGTTGGGTCTCGACGGTGACCGGCTCGCTGCCGCCTGCGACGATCCGCAGCTGCGCGAGCGTGGCGTGGAGTGCCTGCGCGCCTCCTGGAAGGACGGGCTCTTCGGGGTGCCCTTCTTCGCGTACGGCCGGGACAAGTTCTTCGGCCTGGACCGTCTCCGCACCTGGGTGGCCGCCGTACGGGGTGTCGAGCTGACCGAGGTCGGCGCGCCCTGGTGGGACTACGAGGCGGCGCCGTCGTTCTCCGCCCCCGGCGCCGACGGTGGCCCGGCCGGCGGGTGTGCCTGA
- the fabG gene encoding 3-oxoacyl-[acyl-carrier-protein] reductase — MSENASRVALVTGGTRGIGRAVVEALAADGFAVAFCYRSDDEAARELEKLLSERGHRTLSRRVDVSDAAAVKAFVAETDDELGPISAAVTSAGITRDRALALMSDEQWREVIDVNLNGVFNVCRAVAFDMMKRRSGCIVTMSSVAGVYGNASQTNYAAAKAGIIGFSKALAKEVGRYNIRVNAVAPGYIETDMTADLAEKVKERARQSIALGRMGSAEDVAGLVSYLASDRASYVTGAVLHVDGGIAL, encoded by the coding sequence ATGTCAGAGAACGCGTCCCGGGTGGCCCTGGTCACCGGCGGCACCCGGGGAATCGGCCGGGCGGTGGTGGAGGCTCTCGCCGCCGACGGCTTCGCCGTCGCCTTCTGCTACCGCAGCGACGACGAGGCGGCGCGCGAGTTGGAGAAGCTCCTGTCGGAGCGGGGCCACCGGACGTTGTCCCGGCGGGTCGACGTGTCCGACGCCGCGGCGGTGAAGGCGTTCGTGGCCGAGACCGACGACGAACTGGGACCCATCTCCGCGGCGGTGACCTCGGCGGGCATCACCCGCGACCGGGCGTTGGCGCTGATGAGCGACGAGCAGTGGCGCGAGGTGATCGACGTCAACCTCAACGGCGTCTTCAACGTCTGCCGGGCCGTGGCGTTCGACATGATGAAGCGTCGCTCGGGCTGCATCGTCACGATGTCCTCGGTCGCGGGCGTGTACGGCAACGCCTCACAGACGAACTACGCCGCCGCCAAGGCGGGGATCATCGGCTTCAGCAAGGCGCTGGCCAAGGAGGTCGGCCGCTACAACATCCGGGTCAACGCCGTCGCGCCCGGATACATCGAGACCGACATGACCGCCGACCTGGCCGAGAAGGTCAAGGAACGCGCCCGCCAGTCCATCGCGTTGGGCCGGATGGGCTCCGCCGAGGACGTCGCCGGCCTGGTGTCCTACCTCGCCTCCGACCGTGCCTCCTACGTCACCGGCGCCGTCCTGCACGTCGACGGCGGTATCGCCCTGTGA
- a CDS encoding beta-hydroxyacyl-ACP dehydratase, translating into MLSSGLDAVAIRRLLPHRYPILLVDRVLEVEPGRRLVATKAVTCNEPCYAGLDAGAGEAELAYPATLLVESWMQSAGLLAGSGAEAVRAGDDQVMLAGSLSGVEFHSRVYPGDLVRHEVVLSRAVGETLLFEGSSSVGDDVVVTVGRCVLAYRSADQLRVPE; encoded by the coding sequence GTGCTGAGTTCCGGGCTGGACGCTGTCGCGATCCGCCGTCTGCTTCCGCACCGGTACCCGATCCTGCTGGTCGACCGGGTGCTGGAGGTGGAGCCCGGACGTCGGTTGGTGGCGACGAAGGCGGTCACCTGTAACGAGCCCTGCTACGCGGGGCTCGACGCCGGGGCCGGCGAGGCGGAACTGGCGTACCCCGCGACGTTGCTCGTCGAGTCCTGGATGCAGTCCGCGGGGTTGCTGGCGGGTTCCGGCGCCGAGGCGGTGCGCGCCGGCGACGACCAGGTGATGCTGGCCGGCTCGCTCAGCGGCGTCGAGTTCCACAGTCGGGTCTACCCGGGTGACCTGGTCCGGCACGAGGTGGTGCTGTCCCGCGCCGTCGGCGAGACCCTGCTCTTCGAGGGCAGCAGTTCGGTGGGGGACGACGTCGTCGTCACCGTCGGCCGCTGCGTCCTGGCCTACCGGTCGGCGGACCAACTACGCGTGCCGGAGTGA
- a CDS encoding beta-ketoacyl synthase N-terminal-like domain-containing protein yields the protein MSRVSVPAPVISAWAAVSPFGIGVGDFAAGLRSGRPVLSAPGDVDGVPPGQSVGMVPDFVQRDVLGRRGTRGMDRLTGLAVVAAGHLVGAGDLPPGERVAVVLGTTTGSQQSMSDITRDTLIHEKPFYIETAHIPNAIMNSSAGQCAMRYGLRGPNATVAAGRTSTLSALMYARRLLAADRARTVLCGAAEEFSSARAWWEWRAGSLTNGAPPLGEGCVLLRLDAGSGGAVADGASGDPAAPVRAELARLVAVEFATHDGRSPAQAVELCVRRALDRAGILGEDVWAIAAGTSTQGPDTTEWEVLDKLFAGHQPYRVDCLAAVGDTGAACAGFQLAAVLAEATWTSGVQGRHAVITALDSDGSAGCAVVQLC from the coding sequence ATGAGCAGAGTTTCCGTGCCCGCTCCGGTCATCTCGGCGTGGGCGGCCGTGTCGCCCTTCGGGATCGGCGTCGGCGACTTCGCGGCGGGGCTGCGCTCCGGCCGCCCGGTGCTGAGCGCGCCGGGGGACGTCGACGGTGTGCCGCCGGGGCAGAGCGTGGGGATGGTGCCGGACTTCGTCCAGCGTGACGTGCTCGGCCGCCGCGGCACCCGGGGAATGGACCGGCTGACCGGACTGGCCGTGGTCGCGGCCGGTCATCTGGTCGGAGCCGGCGATCTCCCACCGGGGGAGCGCGTGGCGGTGGTGCTCGGCACGACCACGGGCAGCCAGCAGAGCATGTCGGACATCACGCGGGACACGCTGATCCACGAGAAGCCCTTCTACATCGAGACCGCGCACATTCCCAACGCCATCATGAACTCCTCGGCCGGCCAGTGCGCGATGCGCTACGGCCTGCGGGGCCCGAACGCGACGGTGGCTGCCGGCCGTACGTCGACGTTGTCCGCGCTCATGTACGCGCGGCGACTGCTCGCCGCGGACCGCGCGCGCACGGTGCTCTGCGGCGCGGCCGAGGAGTTCTCGTCCGCCCGCGCCTGGTGGGAGTGGCGCGCGGGTTCGTTGACCAACGGCGCGCCGCCGCTGGGGGAGGGCTGCGTGTTGCTCCGGTTGGACGCGGGGTCCGGCGGGGCGGTCGCGGACGGCGCCAGCGGCGATCCGGCCGCGCCGGTCCGCGCCGAGCTGGCCCGGCTCGTTGCCGTCGAGTTCGCCACGCACGACGGCAGGTCCCCCGCGCAGGCCGTCGAGCTGTGTGTACGGCGGGCGCTGGACCGCGCGGGAATCCTCGGGGAAGACGTGTGGGCCATCGCGGCGGGCACCTCGACCCAGGGTCCGGACACCACCGAGTGGGAGGTCCTGGACAAGCTCTTCGCCGGCCACCAGCCGTACCGTGTCGACTGCCTGGCAGCGGTCGGCGACACCGGGGCCGCGTGCGCCGGATTCCAGCTCGCGGCCGTGCTGGCCGAGGCGACCTGGACCTCCGGCGTACAGGGACGGCACGCGGTGATCACCGCGCTGGACAGTGACGGGTCGGCCGGTTGCGCGGTGGTGCAGCTGTGCTGA
- a CDS encoding thioesterase, with product MTREAPPVAELPDSVVKNLLETSTTSELRPGYEGANIGTIIGFKHVNYLIEQGIIEHFRAAGAPVGRLYDEHGLGFDLLELDTRLQTALLVDDIAAVEVVPHTPSDSTEFVFKVQIRVVRDDAEKKAVTSTARAVLRRDDRVTDPDPIPEELGRFVTDHIGNQVAESFDAAPAVGHATAQELSTDRGVSDDPVIARLTEGRNAFGWKWRMPYFYCHFFERVQMSGYLRQMEEVVDRFLAARGLSIKPMLDERNWIPAVTRSHVRILDETVMEEELYTVYTVESIFKDLLYTSTMDCYVLREGRLLHTATGTITHAYGVVENGREGRLVNFDDRVLRALEGSRTGTE from the coding sequence ATGACGAGAGAGGCCCCACCCGTGGCGGAACTGCCCGACAGCGTCGTCAAGAACCTGCTGGAAACGTCGACCACAAGCGAACTCCGACCTGGTTACGAGGGTGCCAACATCGGCACGATCATCGGGTTCAAGCACGTCAACTACCTCATCGAGCAGGGCATCATCGAGCACTTTCGGGCGGCGGGCGCGCCGGTCGGGCGGCTCTACGACGAGCACGGCCTGGGCTTCGACCTGCTGGAGCTGGACACCCGCCTGCAGACCGCACTGCTGGTCGACGACATCGCGGCGGTCGAGGTCGTGCCGCACACGCCGTCCGACAGCACCGAGTTCGTGTTCAAGGTGCAGATCCGGGTCGTCCGGGACGACGCCGAGAAGAAGGCGGTCACCTCCACGGCGCGCGCCGTGCTGCGCCGCGACGACCGGGTCACCGACCCGGACCCGATCCCCGAGGAGCTCGGCCGGTTCGTCACCGACCACATCGGCAACCAGGTGGCCGAGTCGTTCGACGCCGCTCCGGCGGTCGGTCACGCCACGGCTCAGGAGCTCAGCACGGACCGGGGCGTGAGCGACGACCCGGTGATCGCCCGACTGACCGAGGGCCGCAACGCGTTCGGCTGGAAGTGGCGGATGCCCTACTTCTACTGCCACTTCTTCGAGCGTGTGCAGATGTCGGGCTACCTGCGGCAGATGGAGGAGGTCGTGGACCGCTTCCTCGCGGCGCGCGGCCTGTCGATCAAGCCGATGCTCGACGAGCGGAACTGGATTCCCGCCGTGACCCGCTCGCACGTGCGGATTCTCGACGAGACGGTCATGGAGGAGGAGCTCTACACCGTCTACACCGTCGAATCGATCTTCAAGGACCTTCTCTACACCTCCACCATGGACTGCTACGTGCTGCGCGAGGGTCGCCTCCTGCACACCGCCACCGGGACGATCACCCACGCGTACGGCGTGGTCGAGAACGGCCGTGAGGGCCGGTTGGTGAACTTCGACGACCGGGTCCTGCGCGCGCTCGAAGGCAGCCGGACGGGCACGGAGTGA
- a CDS encoding alpha/beta hydrolase, which translates to MRHGRVDEGRDGRMLLLHGLANNSGVWSRLVAQDRGLLGEIWTADLPWRSDGPPDWGHSLDLLSPVREALTAVPGGFDVVVAHSFTSNVVLRLLTEDAGRDLREQIRGLVLVAPFYRGAPAEFRGDTVPALYDDFVRVMREGIAVQARPGTAPDMVHAMAERVCDQVGPYGWLRVSDTYLRTPWLRLDGLGMPVLVVAGGRDHSAPESERLAGALPSGSLAVSARCGHFPMLEDVDWFAGVLRSHLMSVVLASPCPTGAA; encoded by the coding sequence GTGCGGCACGGCCGTGTCGACGAGGGGCGCGACGGCCGGATGCTGCTGCTGCACGGTCTGGCCAACAACTCCGGCGTCTGGTCCCGGCTGGTGGCGCAGGACCGTGGACTGCTCGGCGAGATCTGGACCGCCGACCTGCCGTGGCGATCGGACGGACCACCGGACTGGGGGCACAGTCTCGATCTGCTGTCGCCGGTTCGAGAGGCCCTCACCGCGGTGCCCGGCGGCTTCGACGTCGTGGTGGCGCATTCCTTCACCTCGAACGTGGTGCTCCGGTTGTTGACCGAGGACGCCGGTCGCGACCTGCGGGAGCAGATCCGCGGACTGGTGCTGGTCGCCCCCTTCTACCGGGGAGCGCCCGCCGAGTTCCGTGGCGACACGGTGCCGGCGCTCTACGACGACTTCGTGCGGGTCATGCGCGAGGGCATCGCCGTTCAGGCCCGTCCCGGCACCGCGCCCGACATGGTGCACGCCATGGCGGAGCGGGTCTGCGACCAGGTCGGACCGTACGGCTGGCTGCGGGTGTCCGACACCTACCTGCGTACCCCCTGGTTGCGACTCGACGGGTTGGGGATGCCCGTGCTGGTGGTGGCGGGCGGTCGGGATCACTCAGCCCCGGAATCCGAGCGGCTCGCCGGCGCGCTGCCTTCGGGCTCGCTCGCCGTCAGCGCGCGCTGCGGTCACTTCCCGATGCTCGAAGACGTGGACTGGTTCGCGGGCGTTCTGCGCAGCCACCTGATGTCAGTCGTACTAGCCAGCCCGTGCCCGACCGGCGCGGCATGA